In a genomic window of [Empedobacter] haloabium:
- the selD gene encoding selenide, water dikinase SelD → MATEPIKLTSFSHGGGCGCKIAPGVLSEILKNSAGFPVPKELMVGIETADDAAVYKLNDEQALIATTDFFMPIVDDPFDFGRIAATNAISDVYAMGGTPIMALALVGMPVNKLPLETIGQIIKGGESICAEAGIPIAGGHTIDSVEPIYGLVVMGLVHPSKVKRNADAKAGDVLVLGKPLGVGVLSAALKKNVLGEEGYAAMIANTTKLNKPGKALSELPGVHALTDVTGFGLLGHLLELARGAGLTAKLEMARIPLLPGVEQLAHDGFFTGASGRNWDAYGKDVTLAPSVTPAQHTLLTDPQTSGGLLVSCAPEAVDEVLALFAREGFGEAAVIGAMAAGAPRVEVV, encoded by the coding sequence ATGGCTACTGAACCGATCAAACTGACATCCTTTTCCCACGGCGGCGGCTGCGGCTGCAAGATCGCGCCGGGCGTGCTGTCCGAAATCCTGAAGAATTCAGCCGGCTTCCCCGTGCCGAAGGAACTCATGGTCGGCATCGAGACGGCCGACGACGCCGCCGTCTACAAGCTCAACGACGAGCAGGCCCTGATCGCCACCACCGACTTCTTCATGCCGATCGTCGACGACCCGTTCGACTTCGGCCGCATTGCCGCCACCAACGCGATCTCGGACGTCTACGCGATGGGCGGCACGCCGATCATGGCGCTGGCGCTGGTCGGCATGCCCGTCAACAAGCTGCCGCTCGAGACGATCGGCCAGATCATCAAGGGCGGCGAGTCGATCTGTGCCGAAGCGGGCATCCCGATCGCGGGCGGCCATACGATCGATTCGGTCGAGCCGATCTACGGCCTGGTCGTCATGGGCCTGGTGCATCCGTCGAAAGTGAAACGCAATGCCGACGCCAAGGCGGGCGACGTGCTGGTGCTGGGCAAACCGCTGGGCGTGGGCGTGCTGTCGGCGGCGCTGAAGAAGAACGTGCTGGGCGAGGAAGGCTATGCGGCCATGATCGCCAACACCACCAAGCTCAATAAACCGGGCAAGGCGCTGTCTGAACTGCCGGGCGTGCACGCGCTGACGGACGTGACGGGCTTTGGCCTCTTGGGGCACCTGCTGGAACTGGCACGCGGCGCCGGCCTGACGGCCAAGCTGGAGATGGCACGCATCCCGCTGCTGCCGGGTGTGGAACAACTGGCGCACGACGGTTTCTTCACCGGCGCCTCGGGCCGCAACTGGGACGCCTACGGCAAGGACGTGACCTTGGCGCCGAGCGTCACGCCGGCCCAGCACACGCTGCTGACGGACCCGCAAACGTCCGGCGGCCTGCTGGTCTCGTGCGCCCCCGAAGCGGTGGACGAGGTGCTGGCCCTGTTCGCGCGCGAGGGCTTCGGCGAGGCCGCCGTGATCGGCGCGATGGCTGCCGGCGCGCCGCGGGTCGAAGTCGTTTGA
- the leuA gene encoding 2-isopropylmalate synthase: protein MMLQNPSTKYRAFPPVQLTDRTWPNNTITKPPIWMSTDLRDGNQALIEPMSIEKKLRFFDLLIKTGLKEIEVGFPSASQTDFDFVRKLIDEDRIPDDVTIIVLTQSREELIRRTVQAAAGAKKAIVHLYNSVAPVFRKVVFGMSREEITNIATTGTKLVKELIAQHPETDWGFEYTPESFSTTELDFSKHICDAVTAIWQPTPNKKMIINLPSTVECSTPNVYADQIEWMSRRLARRDSLIISVHPHNDRGTAVASAELAVMAGADRVEGCLFGNGERTGNVDLVTLALNLYTQGVHPGLDFSDIDAVRKVVEECNQLPVHPRHPYVGDLVFTAFSGSHQDAIKKGFAQQQPNALWEIPYLPIDPQDLGRSYDAVIRVNSQSGKGGMAYLLEQDYGLVLPRRLQIEFSRAVQAVADETGLEITAQGIHQIFEREYLAQTSPYAYVSHKMVEDSSADESVQIDIALLHHKAPLALQGGGNGPIDAFVDALGLDVKLMDYHEHAIGHGANAKAACYVELRLDNGPTLFGAGIDSNIVTASFKAVLSAVNRQLKQRAEVIAGAADTHA from the coding sequence ATGATGCTGCAGAACCCTTCGACCAAATACCGCGCCTTCCCGCCCGTCCAGTTGACCGACCGCACCTGGCCGAACAACACGATCACCAAGCCGCCGATCTGGATGAGCACCGACCTGCGCGACGGTAACCAGGCGCTGATCGAGCCGATGAGCATCGAGAAGAAGCTGCGCTTCTTCGACCTCCTGATCAAGACGGGCTTGAAGGAAATCGAGGTAGGCTTCCCGTCCGCGTCGCAGACCGATTTCGACTTCGTGCGCAAGCTGATCGACGAGGACCGCATCCCGGACGACGTGACGATCATCGTGCTGACGCAGTCGCGCGAGGAGCTGATCCGCCGCACCGTGCAGGCCGCGGCGGGCGCGAAGAAGGCCATCGTCCACCTGTACAACTCGGTGGCGCCCGTGTTCCGCAAGGTGGTGTTCGGCATGTCGCGCGAAGAAATCACCAATATCGCCACGACCGGCACCAAGCTGGTCAAGGAGCTGATCGCGCAGCACCCGGAAACCGACTGGGGTTTCGAATACACGCCCGAATCGTTCTCGACGACGGAGCTGGACTTTTCCAAGCACATCTGCGACGCCGTCACCGCCATCTGGCAGCCGACGCCGAACAAGAAGATGATCATCAACCTGCCCTCGACGGTCGAATGCAGCACGCCGAACGTGTATGCCGACCAGATCGAGTGGATGTCGCGCCGCCTGGCCCGCCGCGACTCGCTGATCATCAGCGTGCACCCGCACAACGACCGCGGCACCGCCGTGGCCTCGGCCGAACTGGCCGTGATGGCGGGCGCCGACCGCGTCGAGGGCTGCCTGTTCGGCAACGGCGAACGCACCGGCAATGTCGACCTGGTCACGCTGGCGCTGAACCTGTACACCCAGGGCGTGCACCCGGGCCTGGATTTCTCCGACATCGACGCGGTGCGCAAGGTGGTCGAGGAATGCAACCAGCTGCCAGTGCACCCGCGCCATCCTTACGTGGGCGACCTGGTGTTCACCGCGTTCTCCGGCTCGCACCAGGACGCGATCAAGAAGGGCTTCGCCCAGCAGCAGCCGAACGCGCTGTGGGAGATCCCGTACCTGCCGATCGACCCACAGGACCTGGGCCGCAGCTACGATGCCGTCATCCGCGTCAACAGCCAATCCGGCAAGGGCGGCATGGCCTACCTGCTGGAGCAGGACTACGGCCTGGTGCTGCCGCGCCGCCTGCAGATCGAGTTCTCGCGCGCGGTGCAGGCGGTGGCCGACGAGACGGGGCTGGAGATCACGGCGCAAGGCATCCACCAGATCTTCGAGCGCGAGTACCTGGCGCAAACGTCGCCGTATGCCTACGTGTCGCACAAGATGGTCGAGGACAGCAGCGCCGACGAATCGGTGCAGATCGACATCGCGCTGCTGCACCACAAGGCGCCGCTGGCGCTGCAGGGCGGCGGCAACGGTCCGATCGACGCCTTCGTCGATGCGCTGGGGCTGGACGTGAAGCTGATGGATTACCACGAGCACGCGATCGGCCATGGTGCCAACGCCAAGGCGGCCTGCTACGTGGAACTGCGCCTGGACAATGGCCCGACCCTGTTCGGCGCCGGCATCGACAGCAATATCGTGACGGCTTCGTTCAAGGCGGTGCTGTCGGCGGTAAACCGGCAGCTGAAGCAGAGGGCAGAAGTTATTGCGGGCGCGGCTGACACGCACGCGTGA